From Heliangelus exortis chromosome W unlocalized genomic scaffold, bHelExo1.hap1 SUPER_W_unloc_2, whole genome shotgun sequence, the proteins below share one genomic window:
- the LOC139790570 gene encoding maestro heat-like repeat-containing protein family member 7: MWEMLLSLPSTAETVLDRLLGVIQGWRPNCAIPSASQVLYRLSQRPRCQRILEGLFPRLLMTLLYKLSLAAVILEQKQPGADQPVPLGLAVEGIKVLLHAAGCEGHVQNIQKQGGWDMMLRAETLERGVRLLAREMRKSPAEQQAFLFQHVKEILAQRREWQMNYAMTFYTAGLPGPGKGLE, translated from the exons atgtgggagatgctgctgtccctgcccagcactgctgagacagTCCTTGACAGGCTGCTGGGtgtgatccagggctggagaccAAACTGTGCTATCCCATCt gcaagCCAGGTCCTGTACAGGCTCAGCCAGCGGCCCCGCTGTCAGAGGATCCTGGAAgggctcttccccaggctcctcatgacCCTGCTCTACAAactttccctggctgcagtgatcctggagcagaagcagcctggggCTGATCAACCCGTCCCTTTGGG gttggcagtggagggcattaaagttctgctgcacgctgctggctgtgaagggcatgtccagaacatccagaagcagggcggctgggacatgatgctgcGAGCAGAGACCCTGGAGAGAGGAGTCAgattgctggccag agagatgaggaagagcccgGCTGAGCAGCAAGCCTTCCTGTTCCAGCATGTGAAGGAGATTCTTGctcagaggagggaatggcagatGAACTATGCCATGACTTTCTATA ctgctgggctgccagggcctgggAAAGGATTGGAGTGA